The following are encoded together in the Ovis canadensis isolate MfBH-ARS-UI-01 breed Bighorn chromosome 2, ARS-UI_OviCan_v2, whole genome shotgun sequence genome:
- the GNRH1 gene encoding progonadoliberin-1: MELTPKLLAGLILLTFCVVGCSGQHWSYGLRPGGKRNAENVIDSFQEIAKEVDQPVEPKCCGCIVHQSHSPLRDLKEALESLIEEETGQRKI, translated from the exons ATGGAGCTGACTCCCAAACTTCTAGCTGGACTAATCCTGCTGACTTTCTGTGTGGTGGGTTGCTCTGGTCAACACTGGTCCTATGGGCTGCGCCCTGGAGGAAAGAGAAATGCTGAGAATGTGATTGATTCTTTCCAAGAG ATAGCCAAAGAGGTCGATCAGCCAGTAGAACCTAAGTGCTGTGGGTGCATTGTTCACCAGTCCCATTCTCCTCTGAGGGACCTGAAAGAAGCTCTG GAAAGTCTGATTGAAGAGGAAACTGGGCAGAGGAAAATATAA